The Aureispira anguillae genome contains a region encoding:
- a CDS encoding T9SS type A sorting domain-containing protein: MPKIYTLVLLFLSIYQLNAQGSLKWVVEGSLHSSSSTGGITYSFQETSINNVNYTEGTDPFLWGYLITTTSAGVSDTVDFEVLVESSSISGTGNQQLTIYDSDSTMDLQTHFNSTPLNQFIRLQFNIFKYGTRTNLDYSPGSGGIPRKASIGFSAPNSNITGVGRLHAAEVYYIEDLLSTNPVPCEVVDNCDQIDTVILGQNHSDFVIGAEDINQSSLTTAKSNMTYPYDINGGRTYIHAMEAQNTCDNNNNNQLQVDEASYNVYFPPMSSFIVGRQDIAKSSANTGIKSAMGFSLSSSFNPSVFPIELNHWQAKVVRNNNVQLNWVTASEINNALFEIEHALPTSGVPNFQVIGTIEGAGTTNLAQYYDYKVSNLTNGVHYFRLKQIDFDGTTTYSPIKAATIKGIEQTMSVYPTSLTSSTSSLFVKVNLEGSHQVRIYNLMGAVIESFTSNFSAKQYNELKIDAAKYETGIYFIQVANEGEGFVQKIRIE, translated from the coding sequence ATGCCTAAAATTTATACACTTGTCCTACTATTCCTATCCATCTATCAACTTAATGCACAAGGCTCTTTAAAGTGGGTGGTAGAAGGTTCGCTCCATAGTTCTTCATCTACTGGCGGAATAACTTATTCTTTTCAGGAAACGAGCATCAATAATGTTAATTATACTGAGGGAACAGATCCCTTTTTGTGGGGGTATTTAATTACGACCACAAGTGCTGGGGTTTCTGATACAGTAGATTTTGAAGTCTTGGTAGAAAGCAGTTCTATTAGTGGAACTGGAAATCAGCAACTCACCATTTACGATTCCGATAGTACAATGGATCTGCAAACACATTTTAATTCGACTCCTTTAAATCAATTTATTCGATTACAATTTAATATTTTTAAATACGGGACTCGAACAAATTTAGACTACAGTCCAGGATCGGGTGGAATCCCAAGAAAAGCATCCATTGGTTTTTCTGCGCCTAATTCAAATATAACGGGAGTAGGTAGGTTACATGCCGCAGAGGTCTATTATATTGAAGATTTGTTATCTACTAACCCCGTACCTTGTGAGGTGGTTGATAACTGTGATCAGATAGATACCGTGATTCTAGGGCAGAACCATTCTGATTTTGTCATTGGAGCAGAAGATATTAATCAAAGTTCGTTAACTACTGCCAAATCAAATATGACCTACCCATACGATATAAATGGGGGGAGAACTTATATACATGCAATGGAAGCACAAAATACCTGTGATAATAACAATAATAACCAACTACAAGTCGATGAAGCTAGCTACAATGTCTATTTTCCACCAATGTCTTCTTTTATTGTAGGAAGGCAAGATATTGCTAAATCATCTGCCAATACAGGGATAAAAAGTGCTATGGGTTTCTCTTTATCTTCGTCTTTTAATCCAAGTGTTTTCCCAATTGAACTCAATCATTGGCAGGCAAAAGTAGTGCGCAACAATAATGTTCAATTAAATTGGGTAACCGCTTCAGAAATCAACAATGCTTTATTTGAAATAGAACATGCCTTGCCTACTTCGGGAGTTCCCAACTTCCAAGTGATTGGAACGATAGAGGGAGCGGGCACAACAAACCTTGCTCAATATTATGACTACAAGGTGTCTAATTTGACCAATGGAGTACATTATTTTAGGCTTAAGCAAATTGATTTTGATGGGACAACAACTTACAGTCCAATTAAAGCAGCAACAATAAAAGGAATAGAACAGACCATGTCTGTCTATCCAACTTCTTTAACTAGTTCGACTTCAAGTTTGTTTGTAAAAGTAAATCTAGAAGGAAGCCATCAAGTAAGAATTTATAACTTAATGGGGGCAGTAATAGAATCTTTTACTAGTAATTTCTCGGCTAAGCAGTATAATGAATTAAAAATAGATGCCGCTAAATATGAGACTGGGATTTATTTTATTCAGGTAGCAAACGAAGGAGAAGGTTTTGTTCAAAAAATCAGAATTGAGTAA
- a CDS encoding AAA family ATPase, which translates to MNFIITGCASAGKTTLINYLAELGYLCHEEVSRKVIKKQLLQESSAVPWEDTEQFCHLVFKEMAKIPLPLSKSPCFMDRGLPDLIAYLKAVDAAVPPEYYAALKNANYAPIAFLLEPNQAIYVNDSERQESYEEAVFFFNAIKKTYQLLGFKLYSIPLMPVGLRAKFVLKIIELSSSSKYISC; encoded by the coding sequence ATGAATTTTATCATTACGGGTTGTGCTAGTGCAGGCAAAACTACCTTAATTAATTATCTCGCTGAATTGGGCTATCTCTGTCATGAAGAAGTATCCAGAAAGGTGATTAAAAAACAATTGCTCCAAGAAAGCTCAGCTGTCCCTTGGGAGGACACAGAGCAATTTTGTCATTTGGTATTTAAAGAAATGGCTAAAATCCCTCTGCCATTATCTAAATCCCCCTGTTTTATGGATCGTGGATTGCCTGATTTAATTGCTTATCTAAAAGCGGTTGATGCTGCTGTCCCGCCCGAATATTACGCAGCATTAAAAAATGCCAATTATGCCCCTATTGCTTTTTTACTAGAACCTAACCAAGCAATCTACGTTAACGATAGCGAACGACAAGAGAGTTACGAAGAGGCTGTTTTTTTCTTTAATGCTATAAAAAAAACGTATCAACTATTAGGTTTTAAACTCTATTCCATTCCTCTAATGCCAGTTGGTCTACGGGCAAAATTTGTTCTAAAAATCATAGAACTAAGTTCTTCTTCTAAATATATAAGTTGTTAG
- the cbiB gene encoding adenosylcobinamide-phosphate synthase CbiB, with protein sequence MDGLSFIIPLILGYLLDLLLGDPRWLPHPIRWFGQSISVGERMLNKGNYRKAKGAFLSLTLIGGTFFVFYALMLGLSSYPLLHGITATIFVFYGLANKSLIEEGEAVIEALEQKGVEAGRKRLAWIVGRDVSQLSENKIRIAVLETLSENLSDGVVAPLFFYAIGGVPGIMAYKMTNTLDSMIAYKSAKYLDFGHFAAKIDDYANFIPARITAILIALVNWNFSSWKFIWKYGAAHASPNAGYPEAALAGVLDCQFGGPNYYKGKLVEKPYIGHHARLLQPNDMKITVRTNHLVTLVSLVMILCLYFWGIVC encoded by the coding sequence ATGGATGGATTGAGTTTTATCATACCCTTAATTTTAGGCTATTTATTAGATTTGCTCTTGGGAGATCCTAGGTGGCTACCACATCCTATACGGTGGTTTGGGCAATCAATTAGTGTTGGGGAACGAATGTTAAACAAAGGAAACTATAGAAAAGCCAAAGGAGCCTTTCTTAGCTTGACGCTTATTGGAGGGACTTTTTTTGTTTTTTATGCATTAATGCTTGGGCTTTCAAGTTATCCATTACTCCATGGTATAACGGCTACTATATTTGTCTTCTATGGCTTGGCTAATAAATCCTTAATTGAAGAAGGTGAAGCTGTAATTGAAGCATTAGAACAGAAAGGTGTAGAAGCTGGGCGCAAACGTTTGGCTTGGATCGTAGGAAGAGATGTCAGCCAGCTTTCTGAGAATAAAATACGCATTGCTGTTTTAGAAACCTTGTCCGAAAATTTGAGTGATGGAGTCGTTGCACCCTTGTTTTTCTATGCAATAGGAGGCGTACCAGGAATTATGGCTTACAAAATGACAAATACCTTAGATTCTATGATTGCTTATAAATCAGCTAAGTACTTGGACTTTGGGCATTTTGCAGCCAAAATAGACGATTATGCAAATTTTATCCCTGCACGAATTACGGCTATATTGATTGCTTTAGTCAACTGGAATTTTTCTTCTTGGAAATTCATCTGGAAATATGGTGCCGCACATGCTAGCCCCAATGCGGGATACCCAGAGGCAGCTTTAGCTGGTGTTTTAGATTGCCAATTTGGTGGCCCCAATTACTACAAAGGAAAACTCGTTGAAAAACCCTACATTGGCCATCATGCTAGGCTGCTCCAGCCTAACGATATGAAAATAACGGTTCGAACCAATCATTTGGTTACGTTGGTAAGCTTAGTGATGATCCTCTGCCTGTATTTTTGGGGTATTGTTTGTTGA